The Leptospira koniambonensis sequence CTAATTATTCTTCCGGAGAAGCAGTATGAAACGTAAAGCCCTCGTATTCTTTTTAATCTCTGGAATTTCTCTTTTTGCATGGGAGTCCAAGGACAAAACAGAAACGATCGTAAATTGGAGAACAGGAGAGATCAGTAAAACTGTAGAAGTTAAACTTCCTAAAATTTCATTCCACCCGGATGATCCAGACTATAATAAGATCGGAACCGCAAAAAATATTACGGAAGCCAGAAACATCGCCAAAGAAACTGCAAAAGAAGAAATTAAAAAATATTTATATAGAAGTATGGAAAATTTAAAATTGGATTCCAATCTTCTACTCCGCGAAAAAATAGCACAAGACGAATCCTTTCGAGAAATATTCCAAGAGATCTATGAGAAGGAACCGATCGAGATCCATAACCAGTTCAAAGGAAATGATTTAGTTGCTACAGGTATTCTTTCACTAAAAGGGAAAAAAGGAATTCTATCTCATATCACTTTACCCTATTCTTCTGAAAATTTTCCGGAAGCTCATCCGATCCATAACCCTGCAGACTCATATACAGGACTTATAGTAGATGCAAGACATCTAGAAGTTGTGCCTGCCTTATTTTCAGAGATCAGAGATGAGGATGGAGTCGGGATCTATTCTCCATTATTCGTTAAAAAAAGTTCCATAGTGAATTACGGATATATTCGTTATTTTTCTAAAGTACAAGATGCAATGAAGGAAGAAGTCGCGGGTTATAAACCTCTTTTGACTACTGCGCTAGGTGTTTCTGGAAAATTAGGAGCTGACCTTGTGATCTCCAACGAGGACGCGGAGAAGGTCTTGGCCTCCCCTAAATCCAGGGAGGCTCTTTTGAAAGGGAGGGTTATCGTGATTCTAGGGAAACGAGAGAAGTAAATACCTCTTCTGCCTTTTTATAAGACTCAGAGAATAAATACGCATATCCCAGATCTAAGAGTTCAGTTCTAGAAAGTTCTTTTTTCCTAGCTTCGTATTTAGAGATATTTTTAATCCTATCTGAATACTCAGTCACCTTATCTTCGAAAGAAGGGATCTCGCCTGCACCTGGAAGTTTTTCCAGAATATTACAAGCCTCTTCAAATCTTCCAATATGAACAAAACATAATCCTAAAGCAGCCAGAACATCTCTGTCTTCTTTTAGGCTTTCTGAATTTTCTTTAAATACTTTAAGAGCTTCTTCAAACTTTCTTAAATGATATAAGGAGAAGAATTCCAGTTTGGAAAAATATCCGTCGGTCCAAAGAGCTTTATATCTTTGGATCAGATCAGCACATGCTTTGTGGGCTCCCACTTCTTCGCATGCTTTGATCCCTGTGGTTAAGATAGAATATGATACTAGACTGGAAGATGCCTTGAAGTATTCGTGAAATAATACTGCGGCCTCTTTTGCATTTCCTTTTGCTTTATGCAGATAAGCACCAAGCAAAGGTGTTAGGACCGTTTTTCCTTCTAAAGGAAAATTATTGGCAGTATTCGTTTCCGTTTCGAATTCGCAAACAGCTCTTAAATGATTTAAGAACATGTTTTTCGGATTCTTCTCCGCTAATTTGGATACTTCCTCGTACGCTCCTGTTTCAAAGAGTTCCCAAGCGGACTCTTCTAAGGAAAGCTGTGTGGAAAGGGCGGAACTTTTAGCCATACGATACCTCTATTTCTGGTATCGGTAATATCTGAATTTTTTACCGGTTTTTTTTTGCGTAAGTAAACCGGTTTCGCACAGAGAACGCGGAGTTCACAGAGTTTAAAAAGTAAAAAACAGCCTCTGTGTTCTTTGCGAACTCTGCGCGAAATAGTCCTTAAGGGTACAATCTTTCCATCATACGAGGATAAGGGATACATTCTCGAACATGCTGTAGTCCACAGATCCAAGCGACCAGTCTTTCTGTTCCAAGCCCAAAACCGGAATGAGGAACGGAGCCATATTTTCGAAGCTCCAAATACCATTCATAGGATTCTACTGGCAGGTTTTCTTCCTGGAGGCGTTTAGTTATGGTTTCGTAATTTTCTTCCCTTTCGGAGCCGCCTATGATCTCCCCCACTCCATCCGGAGCGATCAAGTCCGCGTTAAGCACTGTTCTTGGATCTTCTGGGTTGACCTTCATATAGAATGCTTTTGCTTCTCTTGGATATTTTTGGATAAAAACAGGTCCGCCGAATTTTTGGCAAAGCATCTGTTCTCTTTCTGAATTGATATCATCTCCCCAGGTGATATCTTCTCCTTGGGATTGCAGGTATTCTAAAGCTTCTTTATAATCGATAAGAGCAAATGGTTTAGAAATATAATCGAGTAATGGAGAAAGATCTCTTTCCAAAACTTTCAATTCGGGCCCGCAGACAGCTATAGTTTCTTTGATGACCGTTTTTACAAAATCTTCCTGCAATTTTAGATTTTCTGCATGTGTTAAAAATGCGGTTTCTGCTTCTACCATCCAGAATTCTGTTAAATGCCTTCTGGTTTTGCTCTTCTCCGCTCTGAATGTTGGGCCATAACAATAAACCTTATTATGAGCAAATATTGCAGTTTCTAAATATAATTGTCCCGTTTGAGCCAGGTATGCATTTCCAAGATCAAAATATTCTGTAGAGAATAATGTTCCTGCAGATTCTCCAATGGAGCCTGTTAAGATAGGAGTATCTATCAAAGTGAATTGATTACTATGGAAATATTTTCTGATCTGGTAAGAGAGTTCACTTCTGACTTTTATGATCGCAAGCTGCTTACTGGACCTTAACCAAAGGTGTCTTTGGGAAAGTAGGAAGTCTATTCCATGTTCTTTGGGAGTGATCGGATAATTATCTGATTCTCCCACCTTCTTGAAAGAAGAAAGCACAAGTTCAAATCCAATGGGAGACTTTTCATTCTCCACTAATTTGCCGATTACCTCGACTGAAGTTTCTTGTTTTAGGTGTTTGATCTCTGAAAACAGATCTTCTCCCAAAATTTCTTTTTCTGCGAGTACCTGTAATATCTTTCCTGAATTTCTCAGACTTAAAAATTGTCTGGCGTTAGATCCTCTCAAACCGTGGACCCAACCTTGGATACGTACGGTTTGGTTTACATGTTCCGGCAAACGATTTAGGTCAATGGTAGAAACTTCGGACATGATCCTATTTTAAGCATTCTACCCGACTGAAAAGGATTATTTTCGGATGACATCGGGACCGGAAGCTAAATCCTGAACCCATGACTGCGATTTTACTGGATGGCAAAAAACTTTCCCAAAAGATAAAAGATTCTATCGCCGAAGAGATCAAAACTCTTACGGCTTCCGGAAAAAAGCCCCCGAAACTCGCAACAATCCTGGTCGGTAGCGATCCGGCTTCTGCCACTTACGTAAATATGAAAGTCAAGTCCTGCCACGCAGTGGGAATGATCTCCGAAAAAATCGAACTTCCTGAAACTACGACCACTCAGGAATTACTCGCGGTCATTGATAAGCTGAATGCGGATCCGGACACCCACGGAATTCTTCTGCAACATCCTACCCCTCCTCAAATAGACGAAAGAGCGGCATTCGATCGGATTGATTTGAAGAAGGATGTGGACGGAGTTACTACATTATCCTTCGGGAAATTGTCCATGGGAGTGGAAACCTATCTTCCTTGCACTCCGTATGGTATGGTCCTTCTTCTAAAAGAATACGGGATTGATCCTGCGGGAAAAAGAGCCGTGGTTGTAGGACGTTCTCCTATTTTGGGAAAACCTATGGCGATGCTTCTGACAGAAATGAACGCAACTGTTACTCTATGTCATTCCAGAACCCAAAACCTACCTGAAATCGTGGCACAAGCTGATATCGTTGTGGGTGCTGTGGGAAAACCTGAATTTATCAAAGCGGATTGGATCAAACCGGGAGCGGTATTATTGGATGCCGGTTATAATGCAGGAAACGTAGGAGATATCGAAATTTCCAAGGCATGGGAAAAATCCTCTCATTATACTCCTGTTCCGGGAGGTGTAGGACCTATGACAATTTCAGTCCTTCTTCTCCAGACATTGTATTCTGCAAAAGATCACTTTACACCCCCGTTGAAATGAAAACGATGTATCTCTGATGGCTATCAGTTTCGACGAGTGCTTCCAGACTTATCCTCCCTTCTCACCTCCAGCGGATTTGGACGATTTTTGGGCGGAGTCGATCCGAGAACTCAAAGGATTTCCGGTTAAAAACCAAACCAAGGCCCTGCTCAAAGGGACCATTTTAAAAGAAACCATCTACGATATTTCTTTCCAATCTTATGGAAACGCTACTCTTACCGGCAGTTTGGTGATCCCAAGAAAAAGAGGGGATCTTCCTGTTCTTGTCTATTTCCACGATTATGCAAAAGATAGACCTCAAATTATCAAAGGTCTGACAGAAGCTGGAGTTGCACAACTGATCCTAGACGTTAGAGGCCATGGCACTCAAC is a genomic window containing:
- a CDS encoding tetratricopeptide repeat protein; its protein translation is MAKSSALSTQLSLEESAWELFETGAYEEVSKLAEKNPKNMFLNHLRAVCEFETETNTANNFPLEGKTVLTPLLGAYLHKAKGNAKEAAVLFHEYFKASSSLVSYSILTTGIKACEEVGAHKACADLIQRYKALWTDGYFSKLEFFSLYHLRKFEEALKVFKENSESLKEDRDVLAALGLCFVHIGRFEEACNILEKLPGAGEIPSFEDKVTEYSDRIKNISKYEARKKELSRTELLDLGYAYLFSESYKKAEEVFTSLVSLESR
- the asnS gene encoding asparagine--tRNA ligase; amino-acid sequence: MSEVSTIDLNRLPEHVNQTVRIQGWVHGLRGSNARQFLSLRNSGKILQVLAEKEILGEDLFSEIKHLKQETSVEVIGKLVENEKSPIGFELVLSSFKKVGESDNYPITPKEHGIDFLLSQRHLWLRSSKQLAIIKVRSELSYQIRKYFHSNQFTLIDTPILTGSIGESAGTLFSTEYFDLGNAYLAQTGQLYLETAIFAHNKVYCYGPTFRAEKSKTRRHLTEFWMVEAETAFLTHAENLKLQEDFVKTVIKETIAVCGPELKVLERDLSPLLDYISKPFALIDYKEALEYLQSQGEDITWGDDINSEREQMLCQKFGGPVFIQKYPREAKAFYMKVNPEDPRTVLNADLIAPDGVGEIIGGSEREENYETITKRLQEENLPVESYEWYLELRKYGSVPHSGFGLGTERLVAWICGLQHVRECIPYPRMMERLYP
- the folD gene encoding bifunctional methylenetetrahydrofolate dehydrogenase/methenyltetrahydrofolate cyclohydrolase FolD, translated to MTAILLDGKKLSQKIKDSIAEEIKTLTASGKKPPKLATILVGSDPASATYVNMKVKSCHAVGMISEKIELPETTTTQELLAVIDKLNADPDTHGILLQHPTPPQIDERAAFDRIDLKKDVDGVTTLSFGKLSMGVETYLPCTPYGMVLLLKEYGIDPAGKRAVVVGRSPILGKPMAMLLTEMNATVTLCHSRTQNLPEIVAQADIVVGAVGKPEFIKADWIKPGAVLLDAGYNAGNVGDIEISKAWEKSSHYTPVPGGVGPMTISVLLLQTLYSAKDHFTPPLK